From the genome of Haemophilus parainfluenzae, one region includes:
- the rseP gene encoding sigma E protease regulator RseP, which produces MSFLWSLGSFIVAIAVLVAVHEYGHFWAARKCGIKVHRFSIGFGKVIWRRTDKLGTEFAISAIPLGGYVKMLDGRNEDVPAELKSQAFESKSVTQRAFVIAAGPLANFIFAILAYWVIYAVGIPSVKPVIENVTPNSPAAMAQIEPNSQILAIDGKNAPDWETINLLLTDKLGSDSVELTLTPFGEDQPYQRIINLQNWTFEPDKATSFETLGINPVSSKVNMTLSKVVENSPAEKAGLLVGDKILAENSTALDWKAFVALVQQGQPFTIKVERNQEIFDKILQPEKNRDGKWFVGLSPTFLKVGEQYRTELKYGILDALQKGVEKTGQISWFIVKAIGKLFSGELSFSSLAGPISIAQGAGASSNAGVIYFLSFLALISVNLGIMNLFPLPVLDGGHLVFLAAEAIKGKPVSERVQNLSYRIGLTILLIQTIFVLFNDFLRL; this is translated from the coding sequence ATGTCATTTTTGTGGTCGCTTGGCTCATTTATTGTCGCAATTGCCGTGCTGGTAGCCGTACACGAATACGGCCACTTTTGGGCGGCAAGAAAGTGCGGTATTAAAGTTCATCGTTTTTCGATTGGCTTTGGTAAAGTGATTTGGCGACGCACAGATAAATTAGGCACCGAATTTGCTATTTCAGCCATTCCACTTGGTGGTTATGTCAAAATGCTTGATGGACGAAATGAAGACGTTCCCGCAGAATTAAAATCGCAGGCATTTGAAAGCAAATCAGTCACGCAACGTGCTTTTGTGATTGCTGCAGGTCCTTTGGCTAATTTTATTTTTGCGATTTTGGCATATTGGGTCATTTATGCCGTTGGAATTCCGAGTGTTAAACCGGTCATTGAAAATGTTACGCCAAATTCTCCCGCTGCGATGGCTCAAATTGAACCGAATAGCCAGATTTTAGCAATTGATGGAAAGAATGCACCCGATTGGGAAACCATTAATTTATTGCTCACTGATAAGTTAGGTTCTGATTCTGTTGAACTCACATTAACACCTTTTGGTGAAGACCAACCTTATCAACGAATCATTAATCTGCAAAATTGGACATTTGAACCAGATAAAGCAACATCATTTGAAACATTAGGGATCAATCCCGTTTCAAGTAAAGTGAACATGACATTATCAAAAGTGGTGGAGAACTCACCGGCTGAAAAAGCAGGTTTGTTGGTTGGCGATAAAATTTTAGCAGAAAATTCGACTGCACTTGACTGGAAAGCTTTTGTTGCACTGGTACAACAAGGTCAACCTTTTACAATCAAGGTCGAACGTAATCAAGAAATTTTTGACAAAATCTTGCAACCTGAGAAAAATCGAGATGGTAAATGGTTTGTTGGGTTAAGTCCGACGTTCTTAAAAGTTGGCGAACAGTATCGAACTGAATTAAAATATGGTATTCTTGATGCCCTACAAAAAGGTGTGGAAAAGACAGGCCAAATTTCGTGGTTTATTGTGAAGGCAATCGGGAAATTGTTTAGTGGAGAGCTTTCATTTTCCAGTTTGGCTGGGCCAATTTCAATTGCCCAAGGTGCAGGCGCATCTTCTAACGCTGGCGTGATTTATTTCTTAAGTTTTCTCGCGTTAATCAGTGTTAATTTAGGCATAATGAATTTATTTCCGTTGCCAGTTTTAGATGGTGGACATCTCGTATTTTTGGCGGCGGAAGCTATCAAAGGAAAACCTGTTTCAGAACGGGTACAAAATTTAAGTTATCGTATAGGGCTCACAATCTTGTTAATTCAAACAATTTTTGTGCTTTTTAATGATTTCTTACGTTTATAA